In the Cololabis saira isolate AMF1-May2022 chromosome 7, fColSai1.1, whole genome shotgun sequence genome, one interval contains:
- the abcb7 gene encoding iron-sulfur clusters transporter ABCB7, mitochondrial, giving the protein MAAMLVLMKCGSHVQTRTLTRLIRQTSSYHVWNKGRIEDRTNHKRRSTYLLNSPPHPRTAAWSPNSRQILEATKHLQVTDTRTCWHGHAGGGLNTDPKNVEVNSAKILSAMLSYIWPKDRPDLRARVALSLGLLAGAKLTNVMVPFMFKYAVDELNQMSGHMLNLNDAPSTVATMATAVLIGYGASRACAAFFNELRNTVFGKVAQSSIRRIAKNVFLHLHNLDLGFHLSRQTGALSKAIDRGTRGISFVLSALVFNLGPTVFEMGLVSAILYYKCGGQFAAAALGTLSAYTIFTILITQWRTRFRIEMNKADNEAGNAAIDSLLNYETVKYFNNEKYEAERYDGYLKIYESSSLKTTSTLAMLNFGQSVIFSVGLTSIMLLASKGIAAGTMTIGDLVMVNGLLFQLSLPLNFLGTVYRETRQALIDMHTLFTLLSVDPRIKEKDLAPPLTIMPQEATIRFEDVYFEYLEGQKVLNGVSFEVPAGKKVAVVGGSGSGKSTIVRLLFRFYEPQQGNIYIAGQNIRDISLDSLRKALGVVPQDAVLFHNTIFYNLQYGNINATPEEVYKVARLAGLHDAILRMPHGYDTQVGERGLKLSGGEKQRVAIARAILKNPPILLYDEATSSLDSITEEHILSSMKRMVMDRTSVFIAHRLSTIVDADEILVLNQGKVAERGNHHTLLNIPGSLYAELWNAQNSKILNNSMNSKEQPTERLSQKEEERKKLQEEILNSVKGCGNCSC; this is encoded by the exons ATGGCGGCGATGTTGGTGTTGATGAAGTGCGGCTCCCACGTTCAAACGAGAACTTTAACGCGGCTAATTCGCCAAACGAGCTCCTATCATGTTTGGAATAAAGGTCGCATAGAAGACAGGACGAACCACAAACGACGAAGCACATATTTG TTAAATTCTCCTCCGCACCCACGAACAGCCGCATGGAGCCCAAACAGTCGTCAGATTTTAGAGGCAACAAAA CATTTGCAGGTGACAGACACACGGACATGTTGGCATGGACATGCAGGTGGAGGTCTAAACACAGATCCAAAAAATGTG GAGGTGAATTCAGCCAAGATTCTGTCAGCGATGCTGTCTTACATTTGGCCAAAGGATAGACCAGACCTACGGGCCCGTGTTGCTCTCTCTCTGGGCCTTCTTGCTGGAGCAAAG CTAACCAATGTGATGGTGCCCTTCATGTTTAAGTATGCAGTAGACGAGCTTAACCAGATGTCGGGGCACATGCTGAACCTGAATGACGCGCCAAGCACTGTGGCTACCATGGCAACGGCTGTGCTGATCGGCT ATGGTGCCTCACGGGCGTGTGCGGCATTCTTCAACGAGCTGAGGAACACGGTGTTTGGCAAAGTGGCCCAGAGCTCCATCCGACGCATTGCCAAGAATGTCTTCCTCCACTTGCACAATCTGGATCTGGGCTTCCATCTCAGCCGCCAGACCGGGGCGTTGTCCAAGGCCATCGACCGCGGCACACGGGGCATTTCTTTTGTCCTCAGTGCTCTCGTCTTCAATCTAGGACCCACAGTCTTTGAGATGGGACTTGTCAGTGCTATTTTG TATTACAAGTGTGGTGGGCAGTTTGCAGCAGCGGCCTTGGGAACCTTATCAGCATATACCATTTTCACAATTCTTATCACTCAGTGGAG GACTCGCTTCCGTATCGAGATGAATAAAGCAGACAATGAAGCAGGCAATGCAGCTATTGACTCACTGCTCAACTATGAGACTGTCAAG TACTTCAACAATGAGAAGTATGAAGCTGAAAGGTATGATGGATACCTGAAGATCTACGAGTCCTCCTCTTTAAAAACCACATCAACTCTTGCCATGCTCAACTTTGGACAAAGTGTTATCTTCAGCGTCGGCCTCACCTCCATCATGTTACTGGCCAGCAAAGGCATTGCAGCAG GTACCATGACCATCGGAGACCTGGTGATGGTCAACGGCCTGCTCTTCCAGCTTTCGCTTCCTCTTAACTTCCTGGGGACGGTGTACAGAGAGACCAGACAGGCCCTCATTGACATGCACACTCTTTTCACCCTTCTCAGTGTAGACCCAAGGATCAAG GAGAAGGATCTTGCTCCACCATTAACTATCATGCCGCAGGAGGCCACCATCCGCTTTGAAGACGTTTATTTCGAATACCTAGAGGGCCAGAAAGTCTTAAATGGAGTGTCATTTGAAGTGCCTGCAGGAAAGAAGGTGGCTGTAGTCGGTGGCAGTGGTTCAGG TAAGAGCACCATTGTGAGGCTGCTTTTCCGCTTCTACGAGCcccagcagggaaacatctacatAGCTGGGCAGAACATCCGAGACATCAGCCTGGACAGCCTGAGGAAAGCTCTGGGGGTCGTGCCTCAG GATGCCGTTCTGTTCCACAACACCATCTTCTACAACCTGCAATACGGGAACATTAATGCTACACCAGAGGAGGTGTACAAAGTGGCACGTTTAGCTGGCCTCCATGATGCTATCCTCCGGATGCCCCACGGCTATGACACCCAGGTTGGAGAGCGGGGCCTCAAGCTGTCAG GAGGGGAGAAGCAACGTGTCGCCATCGCCCGTGCAATACTGAAGAATCCACCCATCCTGCTGTATGACGAAGCAACATCATCCCTCGACTCCATCACTGAAGAG CACATCCTGAGTTCAATGAAGAGGATGGTGATGGACAGGACATCCGTCTTCATCGCCCACAGGCTTTCCACCATCGTAGATGCAGATGAGATTTTAGTGCTCAATCAG GGAAAAGTGGCGGAGCGAGGCAACCATCACACCCTGCTCAACATCCCGGGCAGCTTATATGCAGAACTGTGGAATGCTCAGAACAGCAAAATCCTCAACAACAGCATGAACTCTAAAGAGCAGCCCACTGAGCGGCTGTcccagaaggaggaggagaggaagaaatTGCAGGAGGAGATCCTCAACAGTGTGAAGGGCTGTGGGAACTGCTCTTGTTGA
- the uprt gene encoding uracil phosphoribosyltransferase homolog, producing the protein MPCHNQQLNNVNSGQEHPMKQVRFANSSSSSSNVPAVVSNSESSDSSTQSVSPDNLGAQLKLLPLNDQIRELQTIIRDKTTSRGDFVFCADRLIRLVVEEGLNQLPFSECTVTTPTGYKYEGVKFERGNCGVSIMRSGEAMEQGLRDCCRSIRIGKILIQSDEETQKAKVYYAKFPPDVYRRKVLLMYPILSTGNTVIEAVKVLIEHGVQPRHIILLSLFSTPHGAKSIIQEFPDITILTTEVHPVAPTHFGQRYFGTD; encoded by the exons ATGCCATGCCACAACCAGCAGCTGAACAATGTCAACAGTGGCCAGGAACACCCGATGAAGCAAGTTCGGTTtgcaaacagcagcagcagcagcagcaatgtCCCCGCAGTTGTGTCCAACTCTGAGTCCAGTGACTCCTCCACACAGTCTGTCAGCCCGGATAACCTGGGAGCTCAGCTAAAACTGCTTCCTCTCAACGACCAGATCCGAGAGCTGCAAACAATAATCAGAGACAA GACGACCAGTAGAGGGGATTTTGTCTTTTGTGCGGACCGACTG ATCAGACTAGTTGTTGAAGAGGGCTTGAATCAGCTTCCCTTCTCCGAGTGTACCGTGACCACTCCAACAG GGTATAAGTATGAAGGTGTTAAATTTGAAAGAGGCAACTGTGGGGTCAGCATTATGAGGAGTG GTGAGGCGATGGAGCAGGGTCTCCGGGACTGCTGCCGCTCCATCCGCATCGGGAAGATCCTCATCCAGAGCGATGAGGAGACTCAGAAAGCAAAAGTCTACTATGCCAAGTTCCCCCCAGATGTGTACAGAAGAAAAGTGCTGCTCATGTACCCCATTCTTA GTACAGGGAACACAGTGATTGAGGCGGTGAAGGTGCTAATAGAGCACGGAGTCCAGCCCAGACACATCATCCTCCTCAGCCTCTTCTCCACACCTCATG GGGCCAAATCTATAATCCAGGAGTTCCCAGATATCACCATCCTGACCACTGAGGTTCATCCGGTAGCTCCGACACATTTTGGACAGAGATACTTTGGCACCGACTGA